The following coding sequences are from one Cygnus olor isolate bCygOlo1 chromosome 2, bCygOlo1.pri.v2, whole genome shotgun sequence window:
- the SNAP47 gene encoding synaptosomal-associated protein 47 isoform X3 produces MDGSVQMAAPTRLPESSASTDKVSPSGFESVALVEEALNGELMNEDINIHSWPCSYYLDTNKQWVSGRLSLTPVAIKFTADKTGELLVNFHLSSISEIKKESSNLIFSSLTILEKNTKHWFSSLQPSRNVVFNILEHFWREQLLSSQGAGAEAAALQTTKGKELTGLLTGSQKRLEDTAKVLHYQGEQFDNIMRGLNKIEGDMDVADRLLTELESPSWWPFSSKLWKAPLEAKPKETATVSDSKNQEGIIIRIPVIITHRTDSNVKPGKLTLFASGLEISDCNSQVIHRFESKDVDDIKVHTPYEISVRQRFIGKPDTSYRLLSAKMPEAIPVLEMQFSKKIQFLEDALGFVGARKSPQVDLGTSIWQAATGLLGGVVQPSSPAGGREGMENDQVQLQKQEKVSQEEAKELKQEL; encoded by the exons ATGGATGGTTCTGTACAGATGGCAGCTCCCACGAGGCTGCCTGAGAGTTCTGCGTCTACAGATAAAG TTTCTCCTTCTGGCTTTGAAAGCGTTGCTCTTGTGGAGGAGGCTCTGAACGGCGAGCTGATGAACGAAGACATAAATATCCATAGCTGGCCTTGTTCCTACTACTTGGACACCAACAAACAATGGGTCTCTGGCAGGCTCTCGCTGACTCCTGTCGCGATCAAATTTACAGCTGACAAGACCGGGGAGCTGTTGGTCAACTTCCATCTTTCCAGCATCAGTGAGATCAAGAAGGAGTCTTCAAATTTAATCTTCAGCTCTCTGACTATCCTGGAGAAGAACACCAAGCACTGGTTCAGTTCCCTGCAGCCTAGCAGGAATGTGGTGTTCAACATCCTCGAGCACTTCTGGAGGGAGCAGTTGCTGTCGAGCCAAGGTGCgggggcagaagcagcagctttgcagacaACGAAGGGAAAGGAGCTGACGGGGTTATTGACGGGATCGCAGAAACGGCTGGAGGACACCGCAAAAGTGCTGCATTACCAGGGCGAGCAGTTCGACAACATCATGAGGGGGCTCAACAAGATCGAAGGGGATATGGATGTAGCAGACAG GTTGTTGACGGAGCTCGAGTCTCCTTCTTGGTGGCCATTTAGCAGCAAGCTCTGGAAAGCACCATTGGAAGCCAAGCCAAAGGAAACTGCCACAGTTTCCGATTCAAAGAACCAGGAAGGAATCATAATTAGAATTCCAGTTATTATCACCCACAGAACAGACTCAAATGTCAAGCCAGGAAAACTCACGCTCTTCGCTTCTGGCCTGGAAATCAGTGACTGCAATTCTCAGGTCATTCACCGGTTTGAGTCAAAGGACGTGGACGATATTAAAGTTCACACGCCGTATGAAATCAGCGTCCGTCAGAGGTTTATTGGCAAGCCTGACACCTCGTACAGGCTCCTGTCAGCAAAGATGCCAGAAGCAATCCCCGTCTTGGAGATGCAGTTCAGCAAGAAGATACAGTTTTTAGAAGACGCCCTAGGATTTGTCGGTGCCAGGAAGTCTCCTCAGGTAGATTTGGGCACCTCCATTTGGCAAGCAG CCACGGGACTCCTGGGAGGAGTGGTGCAGCCCAGTTCGCCGGCGGGAGGCAGAGAAGGGATGGAGAACGACCAGGTTCAGCTGCAGAAGCAAGAGAAGGTTTCCCAGGAAGAGGCGAAAGAGCTTAAACAG